The genome window TGCACCCTACGGTGCGGCGCAACTACCTCACTCCGGTGCCCGCCGCCGACGGATCGGCCAGCATGGGACGCCGGCCCGGCTGGTGTTGCTAACTAGTTTAGCATGACTGCCGAGGTCTGACAAGCCCCCGAAATCACTCAGTCCCCCAAAAAGGCCGCCGGGCGAAGGAAAGCGAATTCGGCCGGGGAAGACTTTAGCACCGAAAGCCGTTGACTCGAACCCGGCTGACTCGAACCCGTCGACGAAGTCGGGCCGGACGACATGGAGGGATCGCCGTGCCCCACGATTGGCTGCGCAATTTCCTCGAAGGTACCGGCGTCAAGACCGCATCCGACCAGGCCACCGGCCGTGACGGCGGCACCGCCGCCGAGCGTCGGCTGCCGCCGGGTCAGCGACTGACGACCAAGTTCCCCGTCCTTCACGCCGGCTCGGTCCCGAGGATTGACCCCGACACTTGGCGCCTGAAAGTGACCGGCCTTATCGCCCAGCCCTTCGAGATGACCCTCGAAGAGCTCAAAGCCTTGCCGGCGGTTTCCATCAAGGCGGACATCCACTGCGTCACCGGCTGGAGCAAGTTTGACACCAAGTGGACCGGGGCGACCGGGCGGGAGGTCCTTCGGCGCTGCCGCCCGACCTCTGAGGCCAGGTTCGTCATGATCCACGCCCCGGGCTGGAGCACCAATCTCCCCCTGGCCGACCTCGACCGGGATGATGTCATCTTCGCCTGGGATTATGCCGGTGAGCCGGTCGAGGCCGACCACGGCGGCCCCTTGCGGCTGGTCGTCCCCCACCTCTACTTCTGGAAGAGCGCCAAGTGGGTCGAAGGGGTCGAGCTCATCGCCGAGAACCGCCCGGGCTACTGGGAGCGCGGCGGGTACCACATGCGCGGGGACCCGTGGCGGGAGCAGCGGTACCGGGACGACTGGTGAAGACCGTCGCCGCAAGGATCCTCGACGATCTGGGGATCGCCTACGAACTAAGGGCCTACGACTGGAATGAGGAGGAGCTGGACGCCGTCACGGTGGCCGGCCAGATCGGCCTCCCTCCGGGACAGGTCTTCAAGACCCTGGTCGCCCGGGGCGACCGGACCGGCGTCGTCGTCGCCTGCCTCCCCGGGGATCAAGAGCTCGACCTCAAGGCCCTCGGCGCGATCAGTGGCAACAAGAAGGTAGAGATGGTGCCGGTCAAGGAGATCCAGGCCTTGACGGGCTACGTCCGGGGCGGGGTTTCGCCGCTCGGGATGCGGCGGACCCACCCGTTCTTCATCGACGAGACCGCCGAGATCATCGACCCCCTCGCCGTCAGCGCCGGTCAGCGCGGGCTGCAGATCATCCTGGCCGGGCCCGACCTGATCCGGGCGACGGAGGCCCGCCCGGCCGCCCTGACCAGGGGGCGCTAGGCCCGGGGGACGCCCCCGGGCCTTGGCTGGCCTGGCCGCCTCAGTCGGCCGGCGCCCGGCCGCCGAGGTATCGTTCGACGACGTCCTGGCGATTGAGGAACTCCCCGGCCCCACCCTCGGCGGCGACCCGCCCGGTCTCGACGATGTAGACGCGGTCGGCGATGGACAGGGCGGCGGCATTCTGCTCGGCCAGGATGATGGTGACCCCTTCGGCGTTGATCCGCTCGACGGCCTCGAGGGTCGCCCGGGCCATCAGTGGGGCCAGGCCCATGGTCGGCTCGTCGAGGCAGATCAGGCGCGGGCGGGCCATCAGCGCCCGCCCGATGGCCAGCATCTGCTGCTCGCCACCGGAGAGTGTCCCCGCCAGCTGGTGACGGCGTTCGAGGAGGCGCGGGAAGAGGCCGTAGACGTAGTCGAAACGGTCCCCTGGCTTGGCCCGGACCCCGTCGAGCATGACCTGCAGGTTCTCTTCCACGGTCATCCGCCCGAAGATGTGCCGCCCCTCGGGGACGACGGCCACGCCGTGGCCGATGATCTGGGCCGGGCGGAGCCTGGTGATCTCGCCGCCGTCCAGGAGAACTCGGCCGGCGCTCCGGTCGGTGGCCCCGAGGATGCTCCGGATGACCGTCGATTTGCCCGCCCCGTTGGCGCCGAGCAGGCAGACGATCTCACCGGGACGGGCCTCGAGGTCGAAATGCCGGAGCACAGTGAGCCCCCGGTAGCCGGCGGTGAGGCCCTCCAGGCGCAGATGGGCGGGGTGGCCCGCGGCCGGCCGGCCTTCCAGGCGTCCCGACTGGACCCCGCCGGGCTGTTCGGTCCCCAGGTAGGCGGCGATGACCGCCGGATCTGAACGGACCTCGTCGGGCGGGCCCTCGGCCAGCTTCCGGCCGTGGTCGATGACCACCAGGCGGTCGCACAGCTCCATGACCATCGACATCCGGTGCTCGACCAGGAGGATCGCCCGGCCGGCCGTGCGCAGGGCGCGGAGCCGGTGGATCAGGTCGTCGGCCTCGACCGGACTCATCCCCGCCGCCGGTTCGTCCAAGAGCAGCAGGCTCGGGTCCGCGGCCAGGGCCCGGGCGATCTCGAGGCGGCGACGATCGGCGTAGGTCAGGCGGGAGACCTCGCCGGAGACGGCCTGCCCGCCGGCGAGCTCGGGAGCCACCGCGGCCAGCGCCCGCCGGGCGGCACCGAAGGCCCGCGCCTCGATCGCCCGGGTCTTCCCGCGGTCAAAGAGGATGGCCGGCAGGGACGCCGCCGCCCGCCGGTGGGCGCCGATGGCCGCGTTCTCGAGGACGGAGAGCCCCGGGAACAGACGGATGGCCTGGAAGGTCCGGGCCAGCCCGCGCCCGGCGATGTCCTGCGGCCGGCCCCCGGTGACCTCTTGGCCGTTGACCAGGATGTGCCCGACGGCCGGCCGGACGAAGCCGGAGATGGCGTTGTAGACCGTGGTCTTGCCGGCCCCGTTCGGCCCGATCAGGCCGACGATCTCGCCGGCCCGGACTTCCAAGCTAAGCCCCTCGACCGCCTTGAGGCCGCCGAAAGTCACCGACAGGTCGCGGACCTGGAGCACCGGCGCCCCGGTCAAAGCCGTCGCGGCGACCTCCACATCCTCGCCGGCGGTCCCGTCGGCGGCCTCGCCCCCGTCCTCTTCGACCGCCTCCCCCTCCCCGCCGCCCAGGCCGGTACGGGCCGGGAAGATCCCTTGCGGGCGGAAGCGGACGAGGGCGACGAGGACGAAGCCCCAAATGAGCATGCGGTAGACGGCCCACTCTCGGAGCAACTCCGGCAGGACGACGATGGCCGTAGCCCCGACCAGGATCCCCGGCAGGTTGCCGATGCCGCCCAGGATGACCAAGCAGTAGATATTGATAACTTCGTTGAGGGTGAAGTTCTCCGGAAAGACCGCCGCCTGCCAGCCGGCGAAGAGGACCCCGGCGACCGCCGCCAGGCAGGCCCCGAGGACGTAGGCACCAAGCTTGAACCGGGGCAGGTCGACCCCCGAGGCGGCCGCCGCCAGTTCGTCGTCGCGCAGGGCGACCCAGGCCCGCCCGAGGTACGATTTCGTCAGGCGAAGGACAAGGAGCCCGGCCAGAGCCAGGAGGACCAGCATCACGTAGTAGAACCCGGTCAGGTCGCGGACCTGCGGCCCGGGATGGAGCCCGGGGATGAGTCGGAAGGGGTCGAGCCGGACGATCCCGTTCGGCCCATTGGTCAGGTTCACCGGACGGTCCAGGTTGATCAGGAGGAGGCGGACGATCTGGCCGAAGCCCAGGGTAGCGATGGCCAGGTAGTCGCCGTACAGGCGGAGGGCCGAGAAGCCGAGGACGGTCGACAAGGCGGCCGCCAAAGCCAGGGCGATCAGGAGGACGACCGGGAAAGACAGGTGCAGCCCCAGCTGCGGCGAGGCCAGGAGGGCATAGGCATAAGCCCCCAGAGCATAGAAGGCCACGTTGCCCAGATCGAGCAGGCCGGCGAACCCGGCCACCACGTTGAGGCCCAAGCCGAGGAGGGCGTAGATGCCGATCAGCGTCGCCAGGCGCAGCCAGTACTGGTCCGGGAGGAGGACCGGCAGGGCCAGGACGACCGCGGCGACGCCGGCCGTGAGGATCAACCTGGCCAACCGGTTTTGGGGGAGTCCCGCAAGGAGTCTCGCGGGGATCAGGGTTTTCACGTCAGGCACCCCCCGCCGCCTCAGGCGCGGGTCGTGGCCACCCGGCCGAAGAGCCCGGCCGGTCTGACCAGAAGGACCAGGATGAGGACGCTGAAGGTGATCACGTCGCGGTAGACCGGGGCGACGAAGGCCACCCCGAGGCTTTCGATGATCCCCAGGAAGAGCCCGCCCAGGGCGGCGCCGCGCAGGTCGCCGATGCCCCCCAGGACGGCCGCGGTGAAGGCCTTCATGCCCGCCCCGAAGCCCATGAAGAAGTCGACCTGGGTGTAGTACACTCCGACCAGGACGCCCCCCGCCCCGGCCAAGGCCGAGCCGATGAAGAAGACGGTGGCCACGACCTTGTCTGGATCGAGGCCACAGAAGGCCGCCGCCTCCCGGTCTTCGGCCACGGCCCGCATCGACCGGCCGACGGAGGTCCGCCGGACCAGCCACTCCAACCCCAGCATCAGAAGGAGCGAGGCGGCCAGCATGAGGGTCCGTGGGCCGGACAGGACGACCCCGCCGGCCGACAGCGACCAGGATAGGTTGAGGGCCGCTCCCACCGGATAGACCTTGGCCCTGGTCCCGAAGATGAGCATGATCGCGTTCTCGAGGATGATCGACACGCCGAGGGCGCTGATCAGCGGGGCCAGTCGGGTGGCCGAACGGAGGGGCCGGTAGGCGAAGCGTTCGATGCCGAGGCCGAGGAAGCCGGCGCCGGCCGCCGCGACGACCAGCATCATCGCCAGCAGGGCGGGCCCTCCGGCCAATCCGGTCAGGCCCAGGGCCCCGATCAGGGCGGCCAGGCCCCAGCCGAGGTAGGCGCCGACCATGAAGACATCACCGTGGGCGAAGTTGAGCATCCCCAGGACCCCGTAGACCATCGAATAGCCCAGGGCGATCAAGGAGTAGAGGCTGCCGACGGTGAGGCCGTTCAGGATGGTCTGCAGGAGGGCCGTCATCCTCAGTCCCCCGCCCGGCCGACGAAGTTGAAGGCCCCGTTCTTGACCTGGAAGATGAAGATGCTCCCACCGGACAGGTCGCCCTTATCGTTGAAGCCGATAGGCTGGCCAAGGATGCCCATGTAGTTCACGGTCCCGTGGACCAAGGGCAGGACGTCGGCCCGGGTGACCTTGCCACCCTTGGCGGCGGCCGCGTCGGCGATGGCCTTCAGGAGGATATTGGTGGCCTCGTAGCTCTGTCCGGC of Bacillota bacterium contains these proteins:
- a CDS encoding branched-chain amino acid ABC transporter permease — its product is MTALLQTILNGLTVGSLYSLIALGYSMVYGVLGMLNFAHGDVFMVGAYLGWGLAALIGALGLTGLAGGPALLAMMLVVAAAGAGFLGLGIERFAYRPLRSATRLAPLISALGVSIILENAIMLIFGTRAKVYPVGAALNLSWSLSAGGVVLSGPRTLMLAASLLLMLGLEWLVRRTSVGRSMRAVAEDREAAAFCGLDPDKVVATVFFIGSALAGAGGVLVGVYYTQVDFFMGFGAGMKAFTAAVLGGIGDLRGAALGGLFLGIIESLGVAFVAPVYRDVITFSVLILVLLVRPAGLFGRVATTRA
- the ybaK gene encoding Cys-tRNA(Pro) deacylase translates to MKTVAARILDDLGIAYELRAYDWNEEELDAVTVAGQIGLPPGQVFKTLVARGDRTGVVVACLPGDQELDLKALGAISGNKKVEMVPVKEIQALTGYVRGGVSPLGMRRTHPFFIDETAEIIDPLAVSAGQRGLQIILAGPDLIRATEARPAALTRGR
- a CDS encoding ATP-binding cassette domain-containing protein is translated as MKTLIPARLLAGLPQNRLARLILTAGVAAVVLALPVLLPDQYWLRLATLIGIYALLGLGLNVVAGFAGLLDLGNVAFYALGAYAYALLASPQLGLHLSFPVVLLIALALAAALSTVLGFSALRLYGDYLAIATLGFGQIVRLLLINLDRPVNLTNGPNGIVRLDPFRLIPGLHPGPQVRDLTGFYYVMLVLLALAGLLVLRLTKSYLGRAWVALRDDELAAAASGVDLPRFKLGAYVLGACLAAVAGVLFAGWQAAVFPENFTLNEVINIYCLVILGGIGNLPGILVGATAIVVLPELLREWAVYRMLIWGFVLVALVRFRPQGIFPARTGLGGGEGEAVEEDGGEAADGTAGEDVEVAATALTGAPVLQVRDLSVTFGGLKAVEGLSLEVRAGEIVGLIGPNGAGKTTVYNAISGFVRPAVGHILVNGQEVTGGRPQDIAGRGLARTFQAIRLFPGLSVLENAAIGAHRRAAASLPAILFDRGKTRAIEARAFGAARRALAAVAPELAGGQAVSGEVSRLTYADRRRLEIARALAADPSLLLLDEPAAGMSPVEADDLIHRLRALRTAGRAILLVEHRMSMVMELCDRLVVIDHGRKLAEGPPDEVRSDPAVIAAYLGTEQPGGVQSGRLEGRPAAGHPAHLRLEGLTAGYRGLTVLRHFDLEARPGEIVCLLGANGAGKSTVIRSILGATDRSAGRVLLDGGEITRLRPAQIIGHGVAVVPEGRHIFGRMTVEENLQVMLDGVRAKPGDRFDYVYGLFPRLLERRHQLAGTLSGGEQQMLAIGRALMARPRLICLDEPTMGLAPLMARATLEAVERINAEGVTIILAEQNAAALSIADRVYIVETGRVAAEGGAGEFLNRQDVVERYLGGRAPAD
- a CDS encoding sulfite oxidase-like oxidoreductase; this encodes MPPGQRLTTKFPVLHAGSVPRIDPDTWRLKVTGLIAQPFEMTLEELKALPAVSIKADIHCVTGWSKFDTKWTGATGREVLRRCRPTSEARFVMIHAPGWSTNLPLADLDRDDVIFAWDYAGEPVEADHGGPLRLVVPHLYFWKSAKWVEGVELIAENRPGYWERGGYHMRGDPWREQRYRDDW